One part of the Paraglaciecola sp. L3A3 genome encodes these proteins:
- a CDS encoding tryptophan halogenase family protein: MSKPIESIVIVGGGTAGWITAGTIAAKLKKQNKTGFSITLIESPNVPTIGVGEGTWPTMRNTLKKMGIRETDFIRQCNVTFKQGAKFAKWVTGAQEDFYYHPLVLPQDFDNFNMADNWQNVQSELSFSQWVCPQEAICELGKAPKLITTAEYSAMANYAYHLDAGAFSEFLKKHCIDNLQVKHVLDHVLHINNAEDGNIVSLITKENGELNGDLFVDCTGFKSLLLGENQQVPFISCDHVLFVDKAIALHVPYPEEYSPIASHTISTAQSNGWIWDIGLQNRRGVGHVYSSQHTSRDNAHQELMNYVSESFAAPETISVKEIDIKAGHREVFWKNNCVAVGLSAGFLEPLEASALVLVEVSAEMIAEQLPANRQTMEIVAKRFNKTFLYRWERIIDFLKLHYMLSQRADSQFWIDHRDPQTIPESLQELLSLWQYHTPWHNDFEHVREVFPAASYQYVLYGMGFKTQPNHFGVSNHQQKMAESLLKKNLEQTKHLLDTLPSNRELLNKIRRYGLQTI; this comes from the coding sequence TTGAGTCAATTGTTATTGTTGGCGGCGGTACTGCTGGTTGGATCACGGCAGGCACTATTGCTGCAAAGTTAAAAAAACAAAATAAAACAGGATTTTCGATTACCTTAATCGAATCCCCTAACGTGCCAACTATAGGTGTAGGCGAGGGTACTTGGCCCACTATGCGTAATACCTTAAAAAAAATGGGTATACGAGAAACAGATTTTATTCGCCAGTGTAATGTGACCTTTAAACAAGGTGCTAAGTTTGCTAAATGGGTAACAGGCGCGCAAGAAGACTTTTATTATCATCCACTGGTTTTACCTCAAGATTTTGATAACTTTAATATGGCTGACAATTGGCAAAATGTTCAGTCTGAACTGTCATTTTCACAATGGGTTTGCCCTCAAGAAGCTATTTGTGAATTAGGTAAAGCACCAAAATTGATTACCACTGCCGAATATTCAGCTATGGCAAACTATGCCTACCACTTAGATGCGGGTGCATTTTCAGAATTTCTAAAAAAACATTGCATAGATAATCTACAAGTAAAACATGTGCTTGACCATGTGCTGCATATTAATAACGCTGAAGACGGCAATATTGTTTCGTTAATAACTAAAGAAAATGGCGAACTTAATGGTGATTTATTCGTAGATTGCACGGGCTTTAAATCTTTACTGTTGGGAGAGAACCAACAGGTGCCGTTTATTTCTTGTGACCATGTTTTATTTGTAGACAAAGCCATAGCGTTACATGTGCCGTATCCTGAAGAGTATAGCCCTATTGCCTCTCATACTATCTCTACTGCACAATCTAATGGTTGGATTTGGGATATAGGTCTACAAAACCGCAGAGGGGTAGGGCATGTATATTCAAGCCAGCATACAAGTCGAGATAATGCTCATCAAGAGTTGATGAATTATGTATCCGAGAGTTTTGCAGCACCAGAAACAATATCGGTAAAAGAGATTGATATTAAAGCTGGTCATAGAGAAGTATTTTGGAAAAACAATTGTGTTGCTGTAGGTCTTTCTGCAGGTTTTTTAGAGCCTCTTGAAGCTTCTGCTTTGGTATTAGTTGAAGTTTCTGCTGAAATGATTGCAGAACAATTACCGGCAAACAGACAAACAATGGAAATTGTGGCCAAACGATTTAATAAAACATTTTTGTACCGATGGGAACGTATCATTGATTTTCTGAAGTTACATTATATGTTGAGTCAGCGTGCAGACAGCCAATTTTGGATTGATCACAGAGATCCACAAACTATTCCAGAAAGTTTACAAGAATTATTAAGTTTATGGCAGTATCACACGCCTTGGCATAATGACTTTGAACATGTTAGAGAAGTATTTCCTGCAGCGAGTTATCAATACGTTTTATATGGCATGGGGTTTAAAACACAGCCTAATCATTTTGGTGTATCAAATCATCAGCAAAAAATGGCCGAGAGCTTGCTAAAAAAGAATCTAGAGCAAACAAAACATTTATTAGATACCCTGCCTAGTAATAGAGAATTATTAAACAAAATCCGTCGTTACGGGTTACAAACGATTTAG